The window CATTTCTAAAAACGTGAAAGTGGATCTGCCAATCGTAGGCTCGGCGGATAAAGTCTTGGCAACCATGATGGGCCTATTGAAAGAGCAAGGCAGCAGCAACGATCAAGGTGCGATCACCCAGTGGTGGGAAGAGATCCAAGTATGGCGTGATCGTCAGTGTCTGGCCTACGAAACCTCTCCTGAGCGTATCAAGCCTCAACAGGTGATTGAAACCCTACACAAGCTGACCAATGGTGATGCTTACGTGGCGTCTGATGTTGGTCAGCACCAAATGTTTGCGGCGCTTTACTACCCATTTAATAAGCCACGCCGTTGGATCAACTCTGGTGGCCTTGGCACCATGGGCTTCGGTCTGCCTGCTGGTATGGGCGTGAAGTTCGCGATGCCAGAAGAAGAAGTGGTGGTGGTGACTGGTGACGGGAGTATTCAGATGAATATTCAGGAGTTGTCGACTGCAATGCAATACGACATACCTGTGAAGATCATCAACCTGAACAACCGATTCCTAGGCATGGTAAAACAGTGGCAAGACATTATTTACCAAGGTCGTCACTCCAATTCATACATGAGTTCTGTTCCTGATTTTGCAGCGATTGCAGAAGCTTATGGTCACGTCGGTATTCGTATCGAAACGCCAGATCAGCTTGAAGCGGGTCTACAAAAAGCGTTAGACATGAAAGATCGTTTGGTGTTTGTCGACATCAACGTAGATGAAACCGAACACGTTTACCCAATGCAGATCAAAGGCGAGGGTATGGACAAGATGTGGCTAAGCAAAACGGAGCGTACTTAATATGAGACACATTATTTCTTTGCTAATGGAAAACCAACCTGGTGCTTTGTCTCGTGTTGTTGGTCTGTTTTCGCAGCGTGGTTATAACATCGAGTCTTTGAACGTATCACCAACCGATGATGAAACGTTATCGCGTTTGAACATCACGACCACATCCGATGAAATGCAGCTTGAGCAAATCCAAAAGCAGCTGCACAAATTGATTGATGTGCTGAAAGTTCAAGAAGTGACAGAGTTCGAGCATATTGAGCGCGAGCTGATGATGGTGAAGGTAAAAGCAAGTGGTTTTGCTCGCGCTGAAGTTAAGCGCACGGCTGATATCTTCCGTGGCCAAATTGTGGATGTGACCGCTTCTCAGTATACAGTTCAGTTAGCGGGCACGAGTGAGAAGCTGGATGCTTTCATCCAAGCGATTTCTGAAGTAACTGAAGTCGTGGAAGTAGCTCGTAGTGGTGTGGTTGGTATTGCTCGTGGAGAGCGTTGCCTTAAACCTTAATGAAACCAAGTGTATTTCAGAAAAGCCATCGTTCATCGATGGCTTTTTGTTTAGAAAACAACAAATAATGATATAATTGACGTTTTCGTAAACAATGTGAGTAGTAGAACGCGTGAAAGTCAGGAAGTTAGTCAGCGCCTTGCTGGCGACGACGCTATTTTTTAGCGCGCTCATCTCAATCTACTACTACCAGAAATATCAAACTCTGCTAGCGAGTAACGTCAAGAATACCGCGAAAGAGGCCCTTCACCAGTTAGCTTACTCTGAGCGCGAATATAACAACGTTCAAGATCAGATCTCCTCCATTAGTGATCTTCTCGGTCACAGTCAAAGCCTTTACGACTACTTACGTCATCCAAATCCAAAGAATCTCGCCATCTTAGAAGAGGTGTGGAGTTCGGTTGCCGTAAACCAAAAATGGTACCGGCAAATCCGTTTTCTCAACCTCGAAGGTCGAGAGAATGTACGGATTAATTACGATTTCAAAACTGGAACGGCCGCCGCAGCCCGCACGCTACAAGACAAATCAGACCGAGAATATTTCCAATATGCGCAGAATCTGGAAAATGATCAGATTGGCTCTTGGGGGATCGATCTAGAGCAAGAAAATGGCGCGCTTGTATATCCTTACAGACCATCGGTTCGCATTATGATGCCGGTCGCAATGGATGGTGTACGTGAAGGTTACCTGGTGCTGAATATCGATGTGCAATACCTATCGTCTCGCTTGAACTACTCACCGGTCAGAGACTTCAATATTGAGTTGCTCAATCAAGCGGGTTACTACGTTGCAAGCCCATACTCTGGAAAACTTTATGGCGATAGTATCCCAGATCGCTCTCGATTTAATTTTGGCTTATTGCAACCCGATGTTTGGCAAAACATGGGCTCAGAGAAGATGGGCTATGAGTACAACGGTAAAAACCTGACTGTATTCAATACGATTGCCTTCGTACCAGGTGAGCCTCTCCACTTAATTATCGATCTTTCGCAAGAACAACTGCTCGAGAGAGCGGACCGTGATATTGATGACTTAGTCCAAGAAGCGTTTTTTGTGCTCAGCTTAATGCTGGTGTTTGCACTTCCGGTTACCTCTCTTGCACTGCATTACCGTCGCCATAGTATCGAGTC is drawn from Vibrio campbellii CAIM 519 = NBRC 15631 = ATCC 25920 and contains these coding sequences:
- the ilvN gene encoding acetolactate synthase small subunit encodes the protein MRHIISLLMENQPGALSRVVGLFSQRGYNIESLNVSPTDDETLSRLNITTTSDEMQLEQIQKQLHKLIDVLKVQEVTEFEHIERELMMVKVKASGFARAEVKRTADIFRGQIVDVTASQYTVQLAGTSEKLDAFIQAISEVTEVVEVARSGVVGIARGERCLKP
- a CDS encoding GGDEF domain-containing protein: MKVRKLVSALLATTLFFSALISIYYYQKYQTLLASNVKNTAKEALHQLAYSEREYNNVQDQISSISDLLGHSQSLYDYLRHPNPKNLAILEEVWSSVAVNQKWYRQIRFLNLEGRENVRINYDFKTGTAAAARTLQDKSDREYFQYAQNLENDQIGSWGIDLEQENGALVYPYRPSVRIMMPVAMDGVREGYLVLNIDVQYLSSRLNYSPVRDFNIELLNQAGYYVASPYSGKLYGDSIPDRSRFNFGLLQPDVWQNMGSEKMGYEYNGKNLTVFNTIAFVPGEPLHLIIDLSQEQLLERADRDIDDLVQEAFFVLSLMLVFALPVTSLALHYRRHSIESKLARAALDGMTAVVISDTSHRIMMVNQEFEDMMGYSSSRLRGWNAHNLIFIPEDLENILAIWNKLGVEQVWEGEVRCRTKLNHVFTAIMRIQAIMVKSGKVSYYITSLVDISERKELEEKLRNLSERDGLTNLWNRRKFEDQLAQHANMLERYPNTPTTCLALFDIDHFKRINDEMGHDEGDRVICSVAETLLSGVRNTDFVARVGGEEFAVLMPHTTIQEAEVVLNRLRVAVELSGDGSVTVSVGYSDLTADRTRSYKCADIALYESKSAGRNRVSICHCFDDIA